In Vulpes lagopus strain Blue_001 chromosome 1, ASM1834538v1, whole genome shotgun sequence, a genomic segment contains:
- the LOC121487909 gene encoding uncharacterized protein LOC121487909: MALRSGKNQKEEASEAVLRKRWNFYRQKSHAPGQRRRRRRRRVRSGCASRSGAARRAARSPGRAEAAGGELQVTEQRDGRRAQPILEPLQYLWCKDREEGAAGSLARRLAGPLGPGAPLPVPRGKGGLAPEVAWTEAWTEAWTGQGGDGAAAPPCCPAWEEECRARYWVPAMLSKVLGAGKTGPGLDLEEIVIDGRKASATGQAFGTSHLDFFHALWEGVAGWRPGLQGRPLSPERVGALLRACGPCSSWECGNAERVGFPSDQVLADYNPWARPLFCK, translated from the exons ATGGCACTTCGGAGTGGcaaaaatcagaaggaagaggCCTCTGAGGCGGTGTTACGGAAAAGATGGAATTTCTACAGGCAGAAAT CTCACGCTCccgggcagcggcggcggcggcggcggcggcgggtccGCAGCGGCTGCGCATCGCGCTCGGGGGCTGCGAGGCGGGCTGCGCGGTCCCCCGGGAGGGCGGAGGCCGCCGGAG gggaGCTGCAAGTGACAGAGCAGAGGGACGGACGTCGGGCCCAGCCAATCCTGGAGCCGCTGCAGTACTTGTGGTGcaaggacagagaggagggggcTGCTGGCTCGCTGGCTCGCAGGCTGGCAGGCCCTCTGGGGCCCGGGGCCCCCTTGCCGGTCCCCCGTGGGAAGGGCGGCCTGGCACCTGAGGTGGCGTGGACAGAGGCGTGGACGGAGGCATGGACGGGCCAGGGTGGTGATGGTGCtgcagcccctccctgctgcccggCGTGGGAAGAAGAATGCAGAGCCAG atactGGGTACCAGCCATGTTAAGTAAGGTTCTGGGAGCTGGGAAGACCGGACCGGGCCTTGACCTTGAAGAGATCGTAATAGATGGGAGGAAG GCTTCTGCTACGGGCCAGGCTTTTGGAACAAGCCACCTAGATTTCTTTCACGCTTTGTGGGAAGGAGTAGCAGGATGGAGGCCTGGTCTCCAGGGTAGGCCCCTGTCTCCCGAACGGGTGGGAGCCCTTCTGAGGGCGTGTGGCCCCTGTTCCTCGTGGGAGTGTGGAAATGCTGAAAGAGTAGGTTTTCCCAGTGACCAAGTGTTGGCAGACTACAACCCCTGGGCCAGACCcctcttttgtaaataa
- the CD34 gene encoding hematopoietic progenitor cell antigen CD34 — translation MLAGRGARAGGGVPRGWTALCLLSLLPFGFANTETMTAPTTVPASTEITSTVSANTSKQEAITLTPSGTTTLYSVSQDSSGTTATISETTVNVTSTSEITLTPGTMNSSVQSQTSLAITVSFTPTNFSTSNVTLEPSLLPGNGSDPPYNSTSLVTSPTEYYTSLSPTPSRNDTPSTIKGEIKCSGVKEVKLNQGICLELNETSSCEDFKKDNEEKLTQVLCEKESAEAGAGVCSLLLAQSEVRPHCLLLVLANKTELFSKLQLLRKHQSDLKKLGIRDFTEQDVGSHQSYSRKTLIALVTSGILLAVLGTTGYFLMNRRSWSPTGERLGEDPYYTENGGGQGYSSGPGASPEAQGKASVNRGAQENGTGQATSRNGHSARQHMVADTEL, via the exons ATGCTGGCGGGCAGGGGCGCGCGCGCGGGCGGCGGGGTGCCGCGGGGCTGGACCGCGCTCTGCCTGCTCAGTCTGCTGC CCTTTGGGTTTGCAAACACGGAAACCATGACTGCTCCTACCACAGTGCCAGCCTCCACAGAAATAACGTCAACTGTTTCTGCAAATACATCCAAACAGGAAGCCATCACACTAACTCCTTCTGGAACTACCACCCTGTACTCTGTCTCTCAGGACAGCAGTGGGACCACAGCAACCATCTCAG AGACTACAGTCAATGTCACATCTACCTCTGAGATCACCCTAACGCCTGGGACCATGAACTCTTCTGTTCAGTCGCAGACCTCTTTAGCTATCACGGTATCTTTTACCCCAACCAACTTTTCAACTTCAAATGTGACCTTGGAGCCCAGCCTGCTACCTGGAAATGGTTCGGATCCCCCCTACAACAGCACCAGCCTTGTGACATCCCCCACGGAATATTATACATCACTTTCTCCTACCCCAAGTAGAAATGACACCCCAAGTACCATCAAG GGAGAAATCAAATGTTCCGGAGTCAAAGAAGTGAAATTGAACCAAGGTATCTGCCTAGAGCTAAATGAGACCTCCAGCTGT GAGGACTTTAAGAAGGATAACGAAGAAAAACTGACCCAAGTCCTGTGTGAGAAGGAGTCAGCTGAGGCTGGGGCCGGGGTGTGCTCCCTGCTTCTGGCCCAGTCTGAGGTGAGGCCTCACTGCCTGCTGCTGGTCTTGGCCAACAAAACAG AACTTTTCAGTAAACTCCAACTTCTGAGAAAGCACCAGTCTGACCTGAAAAAG CTGGGGATCCGAGACTTCACTGAACAAGATGTTGGGAGCCACCAGAGCTATTCCCGCAAGACCCTGATTGCACTGGTCACCTCAGGGATCCTGCTGGCTGTCTTGGGCACCACTGGTTACTTCCTGATGAACCGCCGCAGTTGGAGCCCTACAGGAGAAAGGCTG GGCGAAGACCCTTATTACACGGAGAACGGTGGAGGCCAGGGCTATAGCTCAGGCCCTGGGGCCTCCCCTGAGGCTCAGGGAAAGGCCAGTGTGAACCGAGGGGCTCAGGAGAACGGGACCGGCCAGGCCACGTCCAGAAACGGCCATTCAGCAAGACAACACATGGTGGCTGATACAGAATTGTGA